In one Pseudomonas purpurea genomic region, the following are encoded:
- the dgt gene encoding dGTP triphosphohydrolase, producing the protein MLNWKCLLNDGRRKTKGQKSGGGESGRFEFERDYDRILFAAPTRRLADKTQVFPLDRNDSVRTRLTHSHEVSTLARSIGLRLVYEKESIFEGAERGPFLQRGIPAMLAAIGLVHDLGNPPFGHQGEYAIQSWFKSKSEIFLNGMSADEAGDFFAFDGNAQTVRLVTKLQILNDKFGLNLTYGTLAALIKYPVSVCGVDEKEWKKQGFFKSEQEIVEDIWSETGLSHGVRHPLTYVMEACDDIAYSVLDAEDTVKKGLASYYDLLRYLKSACGDDEVAKDVFAKSEHSSSSFEVSGLSPQELNECSMQMFRVFSITAMVNSVVDEFSSKVDSLISGGSLYKGLISVSGSAVLCKALKKFDLEYGFKHKSVLELELRGNTYITEVMDMLWVGVYGRLDKTQESDKPFGKYVYSKISENYRRIFEDDKNELPVRYKEAQLLADSISGMTDSYLIALHSELKPLYDSHCK; encoded by the coding sequence ATGTTGAATTGGAAGTGTCTTTTAAATGATGGGCGCCGTAAAACTAAAGGGCAGAAGAGTGGAGGGGGCGAAAGTGGAAGGTTTGAGTTTGAGCGTGATTATGATCGAATTCTATTCGCTGCTCCAACCCGGCGTTTAGCAGATAAAACACAAGTGTTTCCATTAGATCGAAATGATAGTGTCCGTACGAGGCTGACCCACTCTCATGAAGTCTCAACTTTGGCAAGAAGTATCGGTTTAAGATTGGTTTATGAGAAGGAAAGCATTTTTGAGGGTGCGGAACGTGGTCCGTTTCTTCAGCGTGGTATACCCGCGATGCTCGCTGCTATTGGGCTAGTGCATGATTTGGGTAATCCTCCGTTTGGGCATCAGGGTGAATATGCAATTCAAAGTTGGTTTAAAAGTAAGTCGGAAATATTTTTAAATGGAATGAGTGCTGACGAGGCAGGAGACTTTTTTGCTTTTGATGGTAACGCGCAAACCGTCAGGCTTGTTACAAAGTTGCAAATATTAAATGATAAATTTGGCTTGAATCTTACTTATGGAACTCTCGCTGCACTAATAAAGTATCCAGTTTCTGTTTGTGGTGTTGACGAAAAAGAATGGAAAAAGCAAGGGTTTTTTAAGTCTGAGCAGGAAATAGTAGAGGATATTTGGAGCGAGACAGGGCTTTCTCATGGGGTGAGGCATCCGCTTACTTATGTAATGGAGGCCTGTGATGATATTGCCTACTCTGTTCTAGATGCAGAGGATACCGTTAAGAAGGGGTTGGCATCTTACTATGATTTGTTGCGTTACCTTAAGAGTGCGTGTGGAGACGATGAGGTAGCGAAAGACGTTTTTGCGAAATCTGAGCACAGTAGTTCTTCTTTTGAGGTGTCAGGATTGAGCCCTCAGGAGCTAAATGAGTGTTCAATGCAAATGTTTAGAGTTTTCTCGATAACCGCAATGGTTAACTCTGTCGTGGATGAGTTTTCGAGCAAAGTAGACTCACTGATAAGTGGTGGAAGCCTTTATAAAGGTTTAATCAGTGTCTCTGGCTCGGCCGTTCTGTGTAAGGCGCTAAAGAAATTTGACCTTGAATATGGGTTTAAGCATAAAAGCGTGCTTGAGTTGGAGTTGCGAGGGAATACATATATCACTGAAGTAATGGATATGTTGTGGGTAGGAGTGTATGGGCGGCTTGATAAAACTCAGGAGTCTGACAAGCCATTTGGGAAGTATGTTTATTCGAAGATATCAGAGAATTACCGAAGGATTTTTGAGGATGATAAAAATGAGCTTCCTGTTAGATATAAGGAAGCACAATTGTTAGCTGATTCTATATCTGGTATGACTGATAGTTATTTGATTGCTTTGCACTCGGAGTTAAAGCCTTTGTATGATAGCCATTGCAAGTAA
- a CDS encoding Bro-N domain-containing protein, with amino-acid sequence MSDPYTPLVFTRHNLHLHALLLENQPWFCARDLGRLMGVDLNERIVSKLDEDQRHTLTIRYHGQPEKRLMLSESGVYALLVYHYAPGHRLLREWLTHQVVPAMRDARQSKNADRPMLSLLDWPEMSLSLLHWQDEGWIRLRDMPYLLLNRTRRRVPVVRPWWRKVVDWFQWSKASAG; translated from the coding sequence ATGTCTGACCCCTACACTCCCCTAGTCTTCACTCGCCACAACCTCCACCTTCATGCCCTCCTCCTGGAAAACCAACCATGGTTCTGCGCCCGCGATCTGGGTCGGTTGATGGGCGTTGATCTGAACGAACGGATAGTCAGCAAGCTGGACGAGGATCAGCGGCATACGCTGACGATTCGTTACCACGGGCAGCCGGAGAAAAGGCTAATGCTCAGCGAGTCCGGGGTGTATGCATTGTTGGTGTATCACTACGCGCCGGGGCATCGATTGTTACGCGAGTGGTTGACTCATCAGGTGGTGCCAGCGATGCGTGATGCGCGGCAGTCGAAAAACGCAGATCGACCAATGTTGAGTTTGTTGGATTGGCCGGAGATGTCGTTGAGTCTGTTGCATTGGCAAGATGAAGGCTGGATTCGGTTGCGGGATATGCCTTATTTGCTGCTTAACCGGACTCGGCGGCGGGTACCGGTGGTTCGGCCTTGGTGGCGGAAGGTGGTGGATTGGTTTCAGTGGTCCAAAGCTTCGGCGGGTTAG